The Thalassotalea sp. HSM 43 genome window below encodes:
- the rpoB gene encoding DNA-directed RNA polymerase subunit beta, producing MVYSYSEKKRIRKDFGKSVQVMDYPFLLSIQLESFRKFIDIDETGTVGLEAAFRSVFPIKSYSGNSELQYVSYRLGEPLFDVKECQIRGVTYSAALRVKLRMVIYDKEAAPGTVKDIKEQEVYMGEIPLMTENGTFVINGTERVIVSQLHRSPGVFFDHDKGKTHSSGKVLYNARVIPYRGSWLDFEFDPKDNLFVRIDRRRKLPASIILRALEYSTEEILAMFYETTRFDIKKSKMVMELIPERLRGETATFDIKMPSGDVLVEQGRRITARHIRALAKEKVSTLEVPADYIVGRVLSKDYVNKSTGEVIAQANDELTLESVAELVEAGHKSLDTLYMNEFDCGSYMSDTVRIDSTSNRLEALVEIYRMMRPGEPPTKEAAEALFDNLFFSEERYDLSNVGRMKFNRRVGRSESTGEGVLSNDDITSVMKTLIAIRDGKGEVDDIDHLGNRRIRSVGEMAENQFRVGLVRVERAVRERLSLGDLDAVMPQDLINAKPISAAVKEFFGSSQLSQFMDQNNPLSEVTHKRRISALGPGGLTRERAGFEVRDVHPTHYGRVCPIETPEGPNIGLINSLSSYARTNDYGFLETPYRKVIDGLVTDEIDYLSAIEEGNFVIAQANAEVDEKGTLVDGLVPCRHKNEFTLMSSDQVQYMDVSPQQIISVAASLIPFLEHDDANRALMGANMQRQAVPTLKADKPLVGTGMEKTIAVDSGVTAVAKRGGVVDYVDASRIVVRVNESEMVPGEAGIDIYNLTKYTRSNQNTCINQRPTCNVGEPVQRGDVLADGPSTDLGELALGQNMRIAFMPWNGYNFEDSMLISERVTKEDRFTTIHIQELSCIARDTKLGSEEITSDIPNVGESALSKLDESGVVYIGAEVKGGDILVGKVTPKGETQLTPEEKLLRAIFGEKAADVKDSSLRVPNSVQGTIIDVQVFTRDGVEKDKRALEIEEMQLQEVKKDLGDEFSILEDGIYARAKKLLMSAGMNESDLNGMSRDQWLTQSLSDEGQQTELEQIAEQYDAIKADFDKKYETKRRKITQGDDLAPGVLKIVKVYLAVKRHLQPGDKMAGRHGNKGVISNVVPVEDMPYDENGEPVDIVLNPLGVPSRMNIGQILETHLGMAARGIGEKIDRMIKEQQELAKLRTFLKDVYAVGESRQVVDIDNFSDDEVMRLADNLRAGLPIATPAFDGAAEKEIKELFRLADMPESGQFTLYDGRTGRAFERPVTVGYMYMLKLNHLVDDKMHARSTGSYSLVTQQPLGGKAQFGGQRFGEMEVWALEAYGAAYTLQEMLTVKSDDVNGRTKMYKNLVDGDHRMEPGMPESFNVLLKEIRSLGINIELDQE from the coding sequence ATGGTTTACTCTTATTCTGAGAAGAAGCGTATTCGAAAGGATTTTGGTAAGAGCGTTCAGGTAATGGATTATCCATTCCTGTTGTCTATCCAACTCGAATCTTTCCGCAAGTTTATTGATATCGATGAAACGGGTACAGTTGGTTTAGAAGCTGCATTCCGTAGTGTATTCCCAATCAAAAGTTATTCTGGTAATTCAGAATTACAATACGTTAGCTACCGTTTAGGCGAGCCTTTATTTGACGTTAAAGAATGTCAAATCCGTGGCGTAACCTATTCTGCGGCTCTACGCGTTAAATTACGTATGGTAATTTACGATAAAGAAGCTGCCCCTGGTACAGTTAAAGATATTAAAGAACAAGAAGTTTACATGGGCGAAATCCCATTGATGACAGAGAACGGTACGTTCGTTATCAATGGTACTGAACGTGTAATCGTATCTCAGTTACACCGTTCACCTGGTGTATTCTTTGATCATGACAAAGGTAAAACTCACTCATCGGGTAAAGTGCTTTATAATGCACGTGTAATCCCTTACCGTGGTTCTTGGTTAGATTTCGAATTCGATCCGAAAGATAATCTATTCGTACGTATTGACCGTCGTCGTAAATTACCGGCGTCTATCATCTTACGTGCATTAGAATATTCAACAGAAGAAATTCTGGCAATGTTCTACGAAACCACGCGTTTTGATATCAAGAAAAGCAAGATGGTTATGGAATTGATTCCAGAGCGTCTTCGTGGTGAAACCGCGACATTCGATATCAAGATGCCAAGTGGTGATGTATTAGTAGAGCAAGGTCGTCGTATCACTGCTCGCCACATTCGTGCATTAGCTAAAGAAAAAGTAAGTACTCTTGAAGTACCTGCTGATTACATCGTTGGCCGTGTATTATCGAAAGACTATGTAAACAAGAGCACCGGTGAAGTTATCGCACAAGCGAATGACGAGCTAACTCTTGAATCAGTAGCTGAGCTAGTTGAAGCGGGTCATAAGTCGCTAGACACTCTTTACATGAATGAATTCGATTGTGGTTCATACATGTCAGACACCGTTCGCATCGACTCAACAAGTAACCGTTTAGAAGCGCTTGTTGAAATTTATCGTATGATGCGCCCAGGTGAGCCACCAACAAAAGAAGCTGCAGAAGCTTTATTTGACAACTTATTCTTCTCTGAAGAGCGTTATGATTTATCAAACGTTGGTCGTATGAAGTTTAACCGTCGTGTTGGTCGCAGCGAATCTACTGGCGAAGGTGTTCTATCTAACGACGATATTACCTCGGTAATGAAAACCTTAATCGCTATTCGCGATGGTAAAGGTGAAGTCGATGATATCGATCACTTAGGTAACCGTCGTATTCGTTCTGTAGGTGAAATGGCAGAGAACCAGTTCCGCGTAGGTCTTGTACGTGTTGAACGTGCGGTTCGTGAGCGTTTGTCTCTTGGTGATCTTGATGCAGTAATGCCACAAGATTTAATTAACGCTAAGCCGATATCTGCTGCCGTTAAAGAGTTCTTTGGTTCATCGCAATTGTCTCAATTCATGGATCAAAACAACCCGCTTTCAGAAGTAACTCATAAGCGTCGTATCTCAGCGTTAGGCCCAGGTGGTTTGACACGTGAACGTGCTGGTTTTGAGGTTCGAGATGTTCACCCGACTCACTATGGTCGTGTATGTCCAATCGAAACGCCTGAAGGTCCAAACATCGGTTTGATCAACTCATTGTCTTCTTATGCTCGTACTAACGATTACGGTTTCCTAGAAACACCATATCGTAAAGTTATCGATGGCTTAGTAACAGATGAAATCGATTACTTGTCTGCAATTGAAGAAGGTAACTTCGTTATTGCACAGGCAAACGCGGAAGTAGACGAAAAAGGCACACTTGTTGACGGGCTTGTACCATGTCGTCACAAGAACGAATTTACGTTAATGTCTTCGGATCAAGTCCAATATATGGATGTATCTCCACAGCAAATCATTTCTGTGGCGGCATCACTTATTCCATTCCTTGAACACGATGATGCGAACCGTGCATTGATGGGTGCGAACATGCAACGTCAAGCCGTTCCTACATTGAAAGCTGACAAGCCACTTGTTGGTACAGGTATGGAAAAAACCATCGCAGTTGACTCTGGTGTAACAGCCGTAGCCAAGCGTGGTGGTGTCGTAGATTACGTTGATGCGTCTCGTATTGTTGTACGTGTTAACGAAAGCGAAATGGTTCCAGGTGAAGCTGGTATCGACATCTACAACTTGACCAAATACACACGTTCAAACCAAAACACCTGTATCAACCAACGTCCAACGTGTAACGTTGGCGAGCCGGTACAACGTGGTGACGTGTTAGCTGATGGTCCTTCTACCGATTTAGGTGAGTTGGCTCTAGGTCAAAATATGCGTATCGCATTCATGCCTTGGAATGGTTACAACTTCGAGGATTCGATGTTGATTTCTGAGCGTGTGACGAAAGAAGATCGCTTCACAACGATCCACATTCAGGAACTAAGCTGTATCGCTCGTGATACTAAGCTAGGTTCAGAAGAAATTACTTCTGATATTCCGAATGTTGGTGAGTCAGCACTAAGCAAGCTAGATGAGTCTGGTGTTGTTTACATTGGTGCTGAAGTAAAAGGTGGCGACATCTTAGTAGGTAAGGTTACACCTAAAGGTGAAACTCAACTTACACCAGAAGAAAAACTTCTACGCGCTATCTTCGGTGAGAAAGCTGCTGACGTTAAAGACAGCTCGCTACGTGTACCTAACTCTGTTCAAGGTACAATCATCGATGTTCAAGTATTCACCCGTGATGGTGTTGAAAAAGATAAGCGTGCACTAGAAATTGAAGAAATGCAGTTACAAGAGGTTAAGAAAGACCTTGGTGACGAATTCTCAATTCTAGAAGATGGTATCTACGCTCGTGCGAAGAAATTGCTTATGTCTGCTGGCATGAACGAGAGCGACCTTAACGGTATGTCTCGTGATCAGTGGTTAACGCAAAGCTTGTCTGACGAAGGTCAACAAACTGAGCTTGAGCAAATTGCTGAGCAATATGATGCAATCAAAGCTGACTTCGATAAGAAATATGAAACCAAGCGTCGCAAGATCACTCAAGGTGATGATTTGGCACCTGGCGTTCTTAAGATTGTTAAAGTTTACCTTGCTGTTAAACGTCACTTACAACCTGGTGACAAAATGGCGGGTCGTCACGGTAACAAAGGTGTTATCTCTAACGTAGTTCCGGTAGAAGATATGCCATACGATGAAAACGGTGAGCCGGTTGATATCGTACTTAACCCATTGGGTGTACCGTCACGTATGAACATCGGTCAGATTCTTGAAACTCACTTAGGTATGGCTGCACGCGGTATCGGTGAGAAGATTGACCGCATGATCAAAGAACAACAAGAGCTAGCTAAGCTGCGTACATTCTTGAAAGATGTATATGCGGTTGGTGAATCTCGCCAAGTTGTGGACATTGACAATTTCTCTGATGACGAAGTAATGCGTCTTGCTGATAACCTTCGTGCTGGTTTGCCTATCGCAACCCCTGCATTCGATGGTGCAGCTGAGAAAGAAATCAAAGAACTATTCCGTCTAGCGGACATGCCAGAAAGCGGTCAATTCACGCTTTATGATGGTCGTACCGGTCGTGCGTTTGAGCGTCCTGTAACTGTAGGTTACATGTACATGCTGAAACTTAACCACTTGGTTGATGACAAAATGCATGCGCGTTCAACAGGTTCTTACTCTCTTGTTACACAGCAACCTCTGGGTGGTAAAGCTCAGTTCGGTGGCCAGCGTTTCGGTGAGATGGAGGTATGGGCACTTGAAGCTTATGGTGCTGCTTATACTCTACAAGAAATGCTTACTGTTAAGTCTGATGACGTTAACGGTCGTACCAAGATGTATAAAAACCTTGTTGATGGTGACCATCGCATGGAACCTGGTATGCCTGAATCGTTCAACGTATTGTTGAAAGAGATTCGTTCACTTGGTATCAACATTGAGTTGGATCAAGAGTAA
- the rplL gene encoding 50S ribosomal protein L7/L12: MSISKEDILNAIAEMSVMDVVELVEAMEEKFGVSAAAAVAVAGGDAGAAAAEQTEFDVVLESFGDKKVAVIKAVRGATGLGLKEAKELVEAAPKALKEGIEKAEAEALKADLEAAGATVAIK, translated from the coding sequence ATGTCTATCTCTAAAGAAGATATCTTAAATGCTATTGCTGAAATGTCAGTAATGGATGTTGTTGAATTAGTTGAAGCTATGGAAGAGAAGTTCGGCGTATCTGCTGCTGCTGCTGTTGCTGTAGCTGGTGGCGACGCTGGTGCGGCTGCTGCTGAGCAAACTGAATTTGACGTAGTTCTTGAAAGCTTCGGCGACAAGAAAGTTGCTGTAATCAAAGCTGTACGTGGCGCAACTGGCCTAGGTCTTAAAGAAGCTAAAGAGCTAGTTGAAGCTGCTCCTAAAGCTCTTAAAGAAGGCATTGAGAAAGCAGAAGCTGAAGCTCTTAAAGCTGACCTTGAAGCTGCAGGCGCAACTGTTGCTATCAAGTAA
- the rplJ gene encoding 50S ribosomal protein L10: MAINLDDKKAIVAEVQEAAAGAQSVVIADSRGVTVDAITVLRKQARENGVWMKVVRNTLARRALEGTDFESVKDSLVGPSLIAFSNEHPGAAARLFSDFAKENENLELKAAAFEGNAVEVSVLAKLPTYDEAIARLMSAMKEASAGKLARTLAAVRDQKEQEAA; encoded by the coding sequence ATGGCTATCAATCTTGATGATAAAAAAGCAATTGTTGCTGAAGTTCAAGAAGCAGCTGCTGGCGCTCAATCAGTTGTAATCGCAGATTCACGCGGTGTTACAGTTGATGCAATTACAGTTTTACGTAAGCAAGCACGTGAAAACGGTGTATGGATGAAAGTCGTTCGTAACACGTTAGCACGTCGCGCTTTAGAAGGTACTGATTTTGAATCTGTTAAAGATTCTTTAGTTGGTCCATCTTTAATTGCATTCTCTAACGAACACCCAGGTGCAGCAGCTCGTTTGTTCTCAGATTTCGCTAAAGAAAACGAAAACTTAGAACTTAAAGCAGCAGCATTTGAAGGTAACGCGGTAGAAGTTTCGGTATTAGCGAAACTACCAACTTACGACGAAGCAATTGCACGTTTAATGAGCGCAATGAAAGAAGCATCTGCAGGCAAACTTGCCCGCACACTTGCTGCAGTTCGCGATCAGAAAGAGCAAGAAGCAGCTTAA
- the rplA gene encoding 50S ribosomal protein L1: MAKLSKRARLAREKVDVLKEYEINEAVALLKELATAKFRESVDVAIKLGIDARKSDQNVRGATVLPHGTGRDVRVAVFTQGANVEKAQEAGADIIGMEDLAEQVKAGEMNFDVVIATPDAMRVVGQLGQVLGPRGLMPNPKVGTVTPDVATAVKNAKAGQIRYRNDKNGIIHSTIGKVDFESDQIEANLVALLTALKKVKPAQAKGAYIKKISLSTTMGAGIAVAQGSLTEA; the protein is encoded by the coding sequence ATGGCTAAATTATCAAAACGCGCTCGTCTTGCACGTGAAAAAGTAGACGTATTAAAAGAGTATGAAATCAACGAAGCCGTTGCTCTTCTTAAAGAATTAGCTACTGCTAAATTCCGTGAGAGTGTTGACGTTGCTATCAAACTTGGTATCGATGCTCGTAAATCAGATCAAAACGTTCGTGGCGCAACTGTACTTCCACATGGTACAGGTCGTGACGTACGCGTTGCAGTATTCACTCAAGGTGCAAACGTTGAGAAAGCTCAAGAAGCTGGTGCTGACATCATTGGTATGGAAGACTTAGCTGAACAAGTTAAGGCTGGCGAAATGAACTTTGACGTTGTTATCGCTACTCCAGACGCAATGCGTGTTGTAGGTCAACTAGGTCAAGTATTAGGTCCACGTGGTCTAATGCCTAACCCGAAAGTTGGTACCGTGACTCCAGACGTAGCTACTGCTGTTAAAAACGCAAAAGCTGGTCAAATCCGTTACCGTAACGACAAGAATGGTATCATCCATTCTACAATCGGTAAGGTTGACTTTGAAAGCGATCAAATCGAAGCGAACCTTGTTGCTTTGCTAACTGCACTTAAGAAAGTGAAGCCAGCACAAGCGAAAGGCGCTTACATTAAGAAAATCAGTTTATCGACTACTATGGGTGCCGGTATTGCCGTTGCTCAAGGTTCTTTAACTGAAGCTTAA
- the rplK gene encoding 50S ribosomal protein L11 produces MAKKVQALIKLQVAAGAANPSPPVGPALGQHGVNIMEFCKAFNAKTDSLDKGAPVPVVITVYNDRSFTFETKTPPASYLLKKAAGIKSGSGRPNTEKVGTVTTAQLEEIVKMKEPDLTGGSLEASVRTIAGSARSMGLVVED; encoded by the coding sequence ATGGCTAAGAAAGTCCAAGCTTTAATCAAGCTACAGGTTGCTGCTGGTGCAGCTAACCCGTCACCACCAGTTGGTCCTGCACTAGGTCAACACGGTGTAAACATCATGGAATTCTGTAAAGCGTTCAACGCAAAAACAGATTCTCTTGATAAAGGCGCTCCAGTTCCAGTAGTAATTACTGTATACAACGATCGCTCATTCACGTTTGAAACGAAAACTCCACCTGCTTCTTACTTGCTTAAGAAAGCTGCTGGTATCAAGAGTGGTTCAGGTCGTCCTAACACTGAGAAAGTTGGTACAGTTACAACTGCACAACTTGAAGAGATCGTTAAGATGAAAGAACCAGACCTAACTGGCGGTTCATTAGAAGCATCAGTGCGTACCATTGCGGGTTCTGCTCGTTCAATGGGTTTAGTGGTAGAGGACTAA
- a CDS encoding sulfite exporter TauE/SafE family protein, producing the protein MNSRITDNRNRSLALAAMVFIAIWATVLLMQSDTLALISEYFGFFFLGIGGAIAANSTGAGGGVVFVPSFDALGMQINEVIGTSFAIQCFGMTMGSLSWLVFFHGKSEQKIERVNLLYQALSASLPFSIIGIYLVQYLPIQPVASIHLIFSIFSLVFGVIVLYHCVYLGKRSTHRGVKTLTKGEIALIAISSLVGGIITAWISVGVGEILAVILLLRGFSVMFSVAAGVIVSALSVISGIAYFINLQLINTEVLIFAAPGAIVGAFVARYLALWLGAQKLKMFLGSWILLVGILGIL; encoded by the coding sequence ATGAACTCCCGTATTACAGATAATCGCAATCGCTCACTTGCACTTGCCGCCATGGTGTTCATTGCCATTTGGGCGACAGTGTTGTTGATGCAATCTGACACATTGGCATTAATCAGTGAATATTTTGGTTTCTTCTTTTTGGGCATCGGTGGTGCCATCGCAGCAAACTCTACCGGAGCTGGTGGCGGTGTGGTGTTTGTTCCTTCCTTTGATGCCCTAGGCATGCAAATCAATGAAGTCATCGGTACCAGTTTCGCTATCCAATGTTTTGGCATGACCATGGGCAGCTTGTCATGGCTGGTGTTCTTTCATGGTAAAAGCGAGCAAAAAATAGAACGGGTTAACTTGTTATATCAAGCATTGTCAGCCAGTTTACCGTTTTCGATCATCGGTATTTATTTGGTGCAGTACTTGCCTATTCAGCCTGTTGCCTCAATACACCTCATCTTCAGTATCTTTTCCTTGGTGTTTGGCGTTATTGTCCTATATCACTGTGTCTATCTTGGTAAACGCTCGACCCATCGTGGCGTTAAAACATTGACCAAAGGCGAGATTGCGTTAATTGCTATAAGTAGTTTGGTCGGTGGTATCATCACCGCCTGGATTTCTGTGGGCGTTGGCGAAATTTTAGCGGTTATTTTATTGCTGCGCGGTTTTTCGGTAATGTTCTCTGTCGCCGCTGGCGTTATTGTTTCGGCATTATCGGTTATCAGTGGCATTGCCTATTTTATAAACCTACAACTGATTAATACCGAGGTGCTGATATTCGCCGCACCCGGTGCTATTGTCGGTGCGTTTGTTGCGCGCTATTTAGCCTTATGGCTCGGTGCGCAAAAGCTAAAAATGTTTTTAGGTAGCTGGATCTTACTGGTCGGTATTCTCGGTATCCTTTAA
- the nusG gene encoding transcription termination/antitermination protein NusG — MSEEIKLRWYVVQAFSGYEARVQKTLLEHIKIHSMEDKFGQVLVPTEEVVEMRAGQKRKSARKFFPGYVLVEMAMDEEAWHLVKSVPRVLGFIGGTSDRPAPITQAEADRILQRLDESTDAPRPKTLFEPGEVVRVVDGPFADFNGVVEELDYEKSRIKVSVSIFGRSTPVELEFVQVEKT; from the coding sequence ATGTCTGAAGAAATTAAATTAAGATGGTACGTTGTTCAGGCCTTTTCAGGCTATGAAGCTCGCGTACAAAAAACGCTTTTAGAGCACATCAAAATTCACAGCATGGAAGACAAGTTTGGTCAGGTTTTAGTACCTACCGAAGAAGTAGTTGAAATGCGCGCTGGTCAAAAGCGTAAAAGTGCTCGTAAATTCTTCCCAGGTTATGTTCTAGTAGAAATGGCAATGGATGAAGAAGCATGGCACTTAGTGAAAAGCGTGCCACGTGTATTAGGTTTCATTGGCGGTACATCAGATCGTCCTGCACCTATCACCCAAGCTGAAGCGGATCGTATTTTACAACGTCTTGATGAATCTACAGATGCGCCGCGTCCTAAAACATTGTTCGAACCAGGTGAAGTGGTTCGCGTTGTTGACGGTCCATTTGCTGACTTTAACGGTGTTGTTGAAGAGCTGGATTATGAAAAGAGCCGTATCAAGGTATCTGTTTCAATCTTCGGTCGTTCAACGCCAGTAGAATTAGAATTCGTTCAAGTCGAAAAAACCTAA
- the secE gene encoding preprotein translocase subunit SecE → MNASTETPQGGSLDTVKWIVVFLLLGGAVYGNYYFGEESALFRALGVVGAVIVAGVIALQTDKGRNFFTFAKESRTEVRKVVWPTKQESMQTTGIVIVATLVMSLILWGLDSLLYEIVSFITSLQV, encoded by the coding sequence ATGAATGCAAGTACAGAAACCCCACAAGGTGGTTCTCTTGATACAGTAAAGTGGATTGTCGTATTTCTACTTTTAGGTGGTGCCGTTTACGGTAACTATTACTTTGGTGAAGAATCAGCGCTTTTCCGTGCGCTTGGTGTTGTTGGTGCCGTTATCGTCGCCGGCGTTATTGCTTTGCAAACAGATAAAGGTCGAAACTTTTTCACGTTTGCTAAAGAATCTCGCACCGAAGTACGCAAAGTTGTATGGCCTACGAAACAAGAATCTATGCAAACTACTGGTATCGTAATTGTTGCGACATTGGTTATGTCTTTGATTCTTTGGGGACTAGATAGTCTATTATATGAAATTGTAAGCTTCATTACTTCGCTACAGGTGTAA
- a CDS encoding GIY-YIG nuclease family protein: MKQPAIYILSNDTNKVIYVGVTSNLIQRIYQHKQKLDKGFSKRYNLDKLVYFEIYDDMESALYREKRLKRWQRNWKERLIRKVNPEWKDLYQELL; this comes from the coding sequence ATGAAACAGCCAGCCATATACATTCTTTCGAACGATACGAATAAAGTTATTTATGTTGGAGTAACCAGCAACCTGATACAACGAATATATCAGCATAAACAAAAGCTGGATAAAGGTTTTAGTAAACGGTACAACCTAGATAAACTGGTTTACTTCGAGATTTATGACGATATGGAAAGTGCACTCTACAGAGAGAAAAGATTAAAAAGATGGCAACGAAATTGGAAAGAACGACTTATTAGAAAAGTGAATCCTGAATGGAAAGATTTATATCAAGAATTACTATAA
- the tuf gene encoding elongation factor Tu, translating into MAKEKFERSKPHVNVGTIGHVDHGKTTLTAAISAVLTKTHGGEVRDFAQIDNAPEERERGITINTSHIEYDTETRHYAHVDCPGHADYVKNMITGAAQMDGAILVVAATDGPMPQTREHILLSRQVGVPFIIVFMNKCDMVDDEELLELVEMEVRELLSEYDFPGDDLPVIQGSALGALNGEANWEAKVLELAEALDTYIPEPERAIDGDFILPIEDVFSIQGRGTVVTGRVERGIIKVGEEVEIVGIKETTTTTCTGVEMFRKLLDEGRAGENCGVLLRGTKREEVQRGQVLCKPGSIKPHTKFESEVYVLTKDEGGRHTPFFKGYRPQFYFRTTDITGAVELPEGVEMVMPGDNLKFVVELINPIAMDEGLRFAIREGGRTVGAGVVSKIID; encoded by the coding sequence ATGGCAAAAGAAAAATTTGAACGTTCGAAACCGCACGTTAACGTTGGTACTATCGGCCACGTTGACCACGGCAAGACAACTCTAACTGCTGCGATTTCTGCAGTTTTAACTAAAACTCACGGTGGTGAAGTACGTGATTTCGCTCAAATCGATAACGCTCCAGAAGAGCGTGAGCGTGGTATCACAATCAACACTTCTCACATTGAGTACGATACAGAGACTCGTCACTACGCACACGTAGACTGTCCTGGTCACGCCGATTACGTTAAAAACATGATCACAGGTGCGGCACAAATGGACGGCGCGATTCTAGTAGTTGCAGCGACAGATGGTCCAATGCCACAAACACGTGAGCACATCCTTCTTTCACGTCAGGTTGGTGTACCTTTCATCATCGTATTCATGAACAAATGTGACATGGTTGATGACGAAGAGCTACTTGAGCTAGTAGAGATGGAAGTTCGTGAACTTCTTTCAGAATATGACTTCCCAGGTGATGACCTACCAGTTATCCAAGGTTCAGCACTAGGTGCATTGAACGGTGAAGCGAATTGGGAAGCGAAAGTACTAGAACTTGCAGAAGCACTAGACACTTACATTCCAGAGCCAGAGCGTGCGATTGACGGTGACTTCATTCTTCCAATCGAAGATGTATTCTCAATCCAAGGTCGTGGTACTGTTGTTACTGGTCGTGTTGAGCGCGGTATCATCAAAGTTGGTGAAGAAGTAGAAATCGTTGGTATTAAAGAGACGACTACTACAACTTGTACTGGTGTAGAGATGTTCCGTAAGCTTCTAGACGAAGGTCGTGCTGGTGAGAACTGTGGTGTTCTTCTACGTGGTACTAAGCGTGAAGAAGTTCAACGTGGTCAAGTATTATGTAAGCCTGGTTCAATCAAGCCTCACACGAAGTTCGAATCAGAAGTATACGTACTAACCAAAGATGAAGGTGGTCGTCACACACCATTCTTTAAAGGTTACCGTCCACAGTTTTACTTCCGTACGACAGACATCACTGGTGCAGTAGAGCTTCCAGAAGGTGTAGAAATGGTAATGCCAGGCGACAACTTGAAGTTTGTTGTTGAGCTTATCAACCCAATCGCGATGGACGAAGGTTTACGCTTCGCTATCCGTGAAGGTGGCCGTACAGTAGGTGCTGGTGTTGTATCTAAGATTATTGACTAA
- a CDS encoding type III pantothenate kinase, protein MVNYSQYMAVKSAYGPDNIMYLLIDTGNTQVKYMQSHQGEMGLIERTSNERFLQLLPSFENVQQILVASVANDTFADSICQWAKDNNIVCQHLMTQAESFAIKNSYANYHTMGIDRWLAVIAAEQLYPNRNLIVIDSGTATTIDVLSADKQHQGGWIVPGIDLMANSLFSNTDKVFGEVSAIEQLQFGRSTPDNVNMGVWAINIGLVNQAISLCKQQQLDDVILVFTGGYGDSLKKAGKFNGETVEDLVFQGIARFIDGS, encoded by the coding sequence GGCCGGATAATATTATGTATTTGTTGATTGATACGGGAAATACCCAAGTTAAATATATGCAGTCGCACCAAGGGGAGATGGGCTTAATTGAGCGCACCTCGAATGAGCGATTTTTGCAGTTATTGCCTAGCTTTGAGAATGTACAACAAATATTAGTGGCCAGCGTGGCTAACGATACCTTTGCCGACAGTATTTGTCAGTGGGCCAAAGACAACAACATCGTCTGTCAGCATCTTATGACCCAAGCTGAGTCGTTTGCCATCAAAAACAGTTATGCAAATTACCACACTATGGGCATTGACCGCTGGCTTGCGGTGATTGCTGCAGAGCAGCTCTATCCGAATCGTAATCTAATCGTAATTGATTCTGGAACGGCGACCACCATTGATGTGTTATCTGCAGACAAACAACATCAAGGTGGCTGGATCGTACCGGGTATCGACTTGATGGCGAACAGCTTATTTAGCAACACCGATAAAGTATTTGGTGAGGTAAGTGCGATAGAGCAATTGCAATTTGGTCGCAGCACGCCAGATAACGTCAATATGGGCGTTTGGGCGATTAACATTGGCTTGGTTAATCAGGCCATTAGTTTATGCAAACAGCAGCAATTGGATGACGTTATTTTGGTATTTACCGGTGGTTATGGCGATAGTCTTAAAAAGGCAGGGAAATTTAATGGTGAAACCGTTGAAGATCTTGTGTTTCAGGGAATCGCGCGTTTTATAGATGGCAGTTAA